From Vigna unguiculata cultivar IT97K-499-35 chromosome 5, ASM411807v1, whole genome shotgun sequence, the proteins below share one genomic window:
- the LOC114186262 gene encoding disease resistance protein RPP13-like isoform X2: MAESVVSFLVQNLSQLLVSEIKLLSGVEGKVKSLHNDLKLMDIFLRSSEGKYKDAMVKEVVTQIRDVAYRAEDVVDTYILNIAKHKRRNKLCRLFHFKEKFIVPHEIDAEIEEIKSRIDEIYKNKERYGIKEGEFQSEEAVTTEWRRKRRINVEEEDVVGLVNDSNIVIQQLQKDYVRLNVASILGMGGLGKTTLARKIFNKDNVKKLFPCRAWGNVSNDYRPKELFLSLLRSLNLSASENLSEEDLKKEVAKGLKGKKYLVVLDDIWETRVWDDIKGAFPDEKRGSRILITSRNKDVARYSGTTSPYDLPFLTEDQSWELFCKKVFRGEECPSDLELLGRSIAKSCGGLPLAIVVLGGVYAMKEKSEREWSRMKKMRWHPTEDKSEVMDILRLSYDNLPLRLKPCFLYFGMYPEDYEMNAREMIRLWVAEGFVKPHEDAEPEVVADFYLDELVDRSLVQVTRRRTDGGVKICQLHDLLRDLCISESESSKFLQVWKTSNIDTLSDTNPRRLSLQCQPQSNISAVSFQKSMSSTRSMIIFTDLGKSVNDFVKRLMLARVIGSFHPAYYVSFSHHYKRMIHIRYLKICVISVPACICNLSNLETLFVIYAKTVSSEIWKLKRLRHLHLERGDVLPMLPNGTIIENLRTLQLFHGVSEIISLFKSGIFPRLVKLGLRPRGPVFHSFGEVISLSSVVNISHFTLKAFNAGRLPSDTNAFPSKLTKITFESIEGDASPLMKTLSQLPNLQILKLLEHFGVLLNIDVGNGEFPKLQVFHMRGLDQIKSWKLEEGAMPCLQLLHIKDCPNLFELPQQLWSLRTLQLVHIVAPSQQLATTLQNVKFNNNCKLILEQN, from the coding sequence atggcaGAAAGTGTTGTTAGCTTCCTGGTGCAGAACTTGTCACAACTACTTGTCAGTGAAATAAAGCTTCTTTCTGGTGTGGAAGGAAAAGTTAAGTCCTTGCATAATGACTTGAAGTTGATGGATATCTTCTTGAGGAGCTCAGAGGGGAAGTACAAAGACGCAATGGTGAAAGAAGTGGTGACCCAAATAAGAGATGTCGCCTACAGAGCAGAAGATGTGGTGGACACATACATTCTCaacatcgccaaacacaaacgtAGAAACAAATTGTGTCGATTATTCCActtcaaagaaaaattcattGTGCCCCATGAAATCGATGCTGAGATAGAGGAGATCAAGAGTCGTATCGATGAGATCTATAAAAACAAGGAGAGGTATGGCATCAAAGAAGGTGAGTTCCAAAGCGAAGAAGCAGTTACAACAGAATGGCGCCGCAAGAGGAGGATTAATGTGGAGGAAGAAGATGTAGTGGGCTTAGTGAATGATTCCAACATTGTGATTCAACAACTCCAGAAAGATTATGTGCGTCTTAATGTTGCTTCTATATTAGGAATGGGAGGACTGGGTAAAACCACTCTTGCTCGTAAGATCTTTAACAAGGACAATGTAAAAAAGTTATTTCCTTGTCGTGCATGGGGTAATGTGTCTAATGATTACAGACCCAAGGAGCTTTTTCTAAGTCTTCTCAGGAGTTTGAATCTTTCTGCATCGGAAAATTTAAGCGAGGAGGATCTGAAGAAGGAGGTAGCCAAAGGGTTGAAGGGGAAGAAATATCTGGTAGTGCTCGATGATATCTGGGAAACCCGGGTATGGGATGACATAAAAGGAGCCTTTCCAGATGAGAAAAGAGGTAGCAGAATATTGATCACAAGTCGTAACAAGGATGTTGCACGCTATTCAGGAACCACTTCTCCATACGATCTTCCGTTCCTGACCGAAGATCAAAGTTGGGAACTATTTTGTAAAAAGGTGTTTAGAGGTGAAGAGTGCCCCTCTGATTTAGAGCTTTTGGGTAGATCCATTGCGAAAAGTTGTGGGGGTTTACCACTTGCGATTGTGGTGTTAGGTGGGGTGTATGCGATGAAGGAGAAGTCAGAAAGAGAGTGGTCGAGAATGAAGAAAATGAGATGGCATCCTACTGAGGATAAGAGTGAGGTGATGGATATATTGAGGTTGAGTTACGACAACTTGCCTCTAAGACTAAAGccttgttttttatattttggaatgtATCCTGAAGATTATGAGATGAATGCAAGAGAAATGATCCGACTGTGGGTAGCAGAAGGGTTCGTGAAACCGCATGAAGACGCAGAGCCTGAAGTTGTAGCTGACTTTTACTTGGATGAACTTGTGGATCGAAGCTTAGTGCAAGTGACTCGTAGGAGGACTGATGGGGGTGTGAAGATATGTCAGCTTCATGATCTTCTCCGTGATCTCTGCATATCAGAGAGCGAATCCAGCAAGTTTCTACAGGTTTGGAAAACGTCCAATATTGACACATTGAGCGATACCAATCCTCGTAGGTTGTCCCTGCAGTGCCAACCGCAGTCTAATATCTCTGCTGTGTCATTTCAAAAATCAATGTCAAGCACTCGCTCTATGATCATTTTTACTGACCTAGGTAAGTCTGTGAATGATTTTGTGAAAAGGTTAATGTTAGCCCGAGTTATTGGTAGTTTTCATCCAGCATACTATGTTTCCTTTTCCCACCATTACAAGAGGATGATCCATATAAgatacttgaaaatatgtgtcatcaGTGTTCCTGCATGCATATGCAACCTTTCGAATTTAGAAACACTATTTGTAATCTATGCAAAGACAGTGTCCAGTGAAATTTGGAAGCTGAAACGACTGAGACATCTTCACTTAGAACGGGGAGATGTTTTACCTATGTTGCCTAACGGAACTATAATTGAGAATCTCCGAACCCTTCAGTTGTTCCATGGGGTTTCAGAAATTATTTCCTTGTTCAAGAGTGGCATATTTCCTAGGTTGGTAAAATTAGGTTTAAGACCTAGGGGGCCAGTATTTCATAGTTTTGGTGAGGTAATTTCACTTTCTAGTGTAGTCAACATAAGCCATTTTACTCTAAAAGCATTTAACGCAGGACGTCTTCCATCAGACACCAATGCTTTTCCATCAAAACTTACCAAGATAACCTTTGAATCGATAGAGGGGGATGCAAGCCCTTTGATGAAGACACTAAGTCAACTTCCCAACCTTCAAATTTTGAAACTGTTAGAACACTTTGGTGTACTGCTTAATATTGATGTTGGCAATGGAGAATTTCCTAAACTTCAAGTCTTTCATATGAGAGGATTGGATCAAATAAAGTCATGGAAATTAGAAGAAGGTGCAATGCCTTGTCTTCAACTTTTGCACATTAAAGATTGTCCTAATTTGTTTGAGCTTCCCCAACAACTTTGGTCGTTGAGGACCTTGCAACTTGTGCATATTGTGGCACCCTCCCAACAATTGGCTACCACCCTCCAAAATGTGAAGTTCAACAACAATTGTAAACTCATATTGGAACAAAATTGA
- the LOC114186262 gene encoding disease resistance protein RPP13-like isoform X1 translates to MAESVVSFLVQNLSNLLDSEIKLLSGVEGKVKSLCNELKFMDIFLKSSEGKYKDAMVKEVVTQIRDVAYKAEDVVDTYILNIAKHKRRNKLCRLFHLKEKFTIPHEIDAEIEEIKSRIDEIYKNKERYGIKEGEFQSEETEWHRKRRMYVEEEDVVGLVNDSNIVIEQLQKDDVRLNVASILGMGGLGKTTLARKIFNKDNVKELFHCRAWGNVSNDYRPKELFLSLLRSLNLSEFEKNEEDLNKKSEEDLKKEVAKWLKGKKYLVVLDDIWETRVWDDIKGAFQDEKRGSRILITSRNKDVARYSGTTSPYELPFLTEDQSWELFCKKVFRDEECPSDLEHLGRSIAKSCGGLPLAIVVLGGVYATKEKSEREWLRMKEMRGHPTEDKSEVMDILRLSYDSLPPKLKPCFLYFGMYPEDYEMNAREMIRLWVAEGLVKPHEDAEPEVVADFYLDELVDRSLVQVTRRRTDGGVKICQLHDLLRDLCISESKSNKFLQVLKTSNIDTLSDTNPRRLSLQCQPQSNISAVSFHKSMSSTRSVIIFTKQGKLMNDFLKRLLLARVIHGFFPPFYYISFSHHYKRMIHIRYLKICVISVPACVCNLWNLETLFVRYTKTVSSEIWKLKRLRHLHLEGRGMLPKLPNGTILENLRTLVLSRYCGSKMISLLKSGIFPRLVKLDLINREVPDLLREVISLSNLVNLSHFSLRGFDIQRLPSDTNAFPSKLTKITFESIEGDASPLMKTLSQLPNLQILKLLEDYFRVLLNIDVGKGEFPKLQVFHMRKLHSIKSWKLEEGAMPCLRHLHITDCSSLFELPQQLWSLRTLQLVRIVRPSPQLASTLQNVEFNNNCKLILEQISLP, encoded by the coding sequence atggcaGAAAGTGTTGTTAGCTTCCTGGTGCAGAACTTGTCAAACCTACTTGACAGTGAAATAAAGCTTCTTTCTGGTGTGGAAGGAAAAGTTAAGTCCTTGTGTAATGAATTGAAATTCATGGACATCTTTCTCAAGAGCTCAGAGGGGAAATACAAAGACGCAATGGTGAAAGAAGTGGTGACCCAAATAAGAGATGTCGCCTACAAAGCAGAAGATGTGGTGGACACATACATTCTCaacatcgccaaacacaaacgtAGAAACAAACTCTGTCGATTATTCCACCTCAAAGAAAAATTCACTATTCCCCATGAAATCGATGCTGAGATAGAGGAGATCAAGAGTCGTATCGATGAGATCTATAAAAACAAGGAGAGGTATGGCATCAAAGAAGGTGAGTTCCAAAGCGAAGAAACAGAATGGCACCGCAAAAGGAGGATGTatgtggaagaagaagatgtaGTGGGCTTAGTAAATGACTCCAACATTGTGATTGAACAACTCCAGAAAGATGATGTGCGTCTTAATGTTGCTTCTATATTAGGAATGGGAGGACTGGGTAAAACCACTCTTGCTCGTAAGATCTTTAACAAAGACAATGTAAAGGAGCTATTTCATTGTCGTGCATGGGGTAATGTGTCTAACGATTACAGACCCAAGGAGCTTTTTCTAAGTCTTCTCAGGAGTTTAAATCTTtctgaatttgaaaaaaacGAGGAGGATCTGAACAAAAAAAGCGAGGAGGATCTGAAGAAGGAGGTAGCCAAATGGCTAAAGGGGAAGAAATATCTGGTAGTGCTCGATGATATCTGGGAAACCCGGGTATGGGATGACATAAAAGGAGCCTTTCAAGATGAGAAAAGAGGTAGCAGAATATTGATCACAAGTCGTAACAAGGATGTTGCACGCTATTCAGGAACCACTTCTCCATACGAACTTCCGTTCCTGACCGAAGATCAAAGTTGGGAACTATTTTGTAAAAAGGTGTTTAGAGATGAAGAATGCCCCTCTGATTTAGAGCATTTGGGTAGATCCATTGCGAAAAGTTGTGGGGGTTTACCACTTGCGATTGTGGTGTTAGGTGGGGTGTATGCGACGAAGGAGAAGTCAGAAAGAGAGTGGTTGAGAATGAAGGAAATGAGAGGGCATCCAACTGAGGACAAGAGTGAGGTGATGGATATACTGAGGTTGAGTTACGACAGCTTGCCTCCAAAGCTAAAGccttgttttttatattttggaatgtATCCTGAAGATTATGAGATGAATGCAAGAGAAATGATCCGACTGTGGGTAGCAGAAGGGTTGGTGAAACCGCATGAAGACGCAGAGCCTGAAGTTGTAGCTGACTTTTACTTGGATGAACTTGTGGATCGAAGCTTAGTGCAAGTGACTCGTAGGAGGACTGATGGGGGTGTGAAGATATGTCAGCTTCATGATCTTCTCCGTGATCTCTGCATATCAGAGAGCAAATCCAACAAGTTTCTACAGGTTTTGAAAACGTCCAATATTGACACCTTGAGCGATACCAATCCACGTAGGTTGTCCCTGCAGTGCCAACCGCAGTCTAATATCTCTGCTGTGTCATTTCACAAATCAATGTCAAGCACTCGCTCTGTGATCATTTTTACTAAACAAGGTAAGTTGATGAATGATTTTTTGAAAAGGTTATTGTTAGCCCGAGTTATTCATGGTTTTTTTCCACCATTCTACTACATTTCCTTTTCCCACCATTACAAGAGGATGATCCATATAAgatacttgaaaatatgtgtcatcaGTGTTCCAGCTTGCGTATGCAACCTCTGGAATTTAGAAACACTATTTGTACGGTACACAAAGACAGTGTCCAGTGAAATTTGGAAGCTGAAACGACTGAGACATCTTCACTTAGAAGGGAGAGGTATGTTACCTAAGTTGCCTAACGGAACTATATTAGAGAATCTCCGAACCCTTGTGTTGTCCCGTTATTGTGGTTCAAAAATGATTTCCTTGTTGAAGAGTGGCATATTTCCTAGGTTGGTAAAATTAGATTTAATAAATAGGGAAGTACCTGATTTGTTACGTGAAGTAATTTCATTATCTAATCTAGTAAACCTAAGCCATTTTAGTCTAAGAGGATTTGACATTCAACGTCTTCCATCAGACACCAATGCGTTTCCATCAAAACTTACCAAGATAACCTTTGAATCGATAGAGGGGGATGCAAGCCCTTTGATGAAGACACTAAGTCAACTTCCCAACCTTCAAATTTTGAAACTGTTAGAAGACTATTTTCGTGTGCTGCTTAATATTGATGTTGGCAAGGGAGAATTTCCTAAACTTCAAGTGTTTCATATGAGAAAGTTGCATAGCATAAAGTCATGGAAATTAGAAGAAGGTGCAATGCCTTGTCTTCGACATTTGCACATTACAGATTGTTCTAGTTTGTTTGAGCTTCCCCAACAGCTTTGGTCGTTGAGAACCTTGCAACTTGTGCGTATTGTGAGACCCTCCCCACAATTGGCTTCCACCCTCCAAAATGTGGAGTTCAACAACAATTGTAAACTCATATTGGAACAAATCTCACTCCCTTAA
- the LOC114186262 gene encoding disease resistance protein RPP13-like isoform X3, translating to MAESVVSFLVQNLSNLLDSEIKLLSGVEGKVKSLCNELKFMDIFLKSSEGKYKDAMVKEVVTQIRDVAYKAEDVVDTYILNIAKHKRRNKLCRLFHLKEKFTIPHEIDAEIEEIKSRIDEIYKNKERYGIKEGEFQSEEAVTTEWRRKRRINVEEEDVVGLVNDSNIVIQQLQKDYVRLNVASILGMGGLGKTTLARKIFNKDNVKKLFPCRAWGNVSNDYRPKELFLSLLRSLNLSASENLSEEDLKKEVAKGLKGKKYLVVLDDIWETRVWDDIKGAFPDEKRGSRILITSRNKDVARYSGTTSPYDLPFLTEDQSWELFCKKVFRGEECPSDLELLGRSIAKSCGGLPLAIVVLGGVYAMKEKSEREWSRMKKMRWHPTEDKSEVMDILRLSYDNLPLRLKPCFLYFGMYPEDYEMNAREMIRLWVAEGFVKPHEDAEPEVVADFYLDELVDRSLVQVTRRRTDGGVKICQLHDLLRDLCISESESSKFLQVWKTSNIDTLSDTNPRRLSLQCQPQSNISAVSFQKSMSSTRSMIIFTDLGKSVNDFVKRLMLARVIGSFHPAYYVSFSHHYKRMIHIRYLKICVISVPACICNLSNLETLFVIYAKTVSSEIWKLKRLRHLHLERGDVLPMLPNGTIIENLRTLQLFHGVSEIISLFKSGIFPRLVKLGLRPRGPVFHSFGEVISLSSVVNISHFTLKAFNAGRLPSDTNAFPSKLTKITFESIEGDASPLMKTLSQLPNLQILKLLEHFGVLLNIDVGNGEFPKLQVFHMRGLDQIKSWKLEEGAMPCLQLLHIKDCPNLFELPQQLWSLRTLQLVHIVAPSQQLATTLQNVKFNNNCKLILEQN from the exons atggcaGAAAGTGTTGTTAGCTTCCTGGTGCAGAACTTGTCAAACCTACTTGACAGTGAAATAAAGCTTCTTTCTGGTGTGGAAGGAAAAGTTAAGTCCTTGTGTAATGAATTGAAATTCATGGACATCTTTCTCAAGAGCTCAGAGGGGAAATACAAAGACGCAATGGTGAAAGAAGTGGTGACCCAAATAAGAGATGTCGCCTACAAAGCAGAAGATGTGGTGGACACATACATTCTCaacatcgccaaacacaaacgtAGAAACAAACTCTGTCGATTATTCCACCTCAAAGAAAAATTCACTATTCCCCATGAAATCGATGCTGAGATAGAGGAGATCAAGAGTCGTATCGATGAGATCTATAAAAACAAGGAGAG GTATGGCATCAAAGAAGGTGAGTTCCAAAGCGAAGAAGCAGTTACAACAGAATGGCGCCGCAAGAGGAGGATTAATGTGGAGGAAGAAGATGTAGTGGGCTTAGTGAATGATTCCAACATTGTGATTCAACAACTCCAGAAAGATTATGTGCGTCTTAATGTTGCTTCTATATTAGGAATGGGAGGACTGGGTAAAACCACTCTTGCTCGTAAGATCTTTAACAAGGACAATGTAAAAAAGTTATTTCCTTGTCGTGCATGGGGTAATGTGTCTAATGATTACAGACCCAAGGAGCTTTTTCTAAGTCTTCTCAGGAGTTTGAATCTTTCTGCATCGGAAAATTTAAGCGAGGAGGATCTGAAGAAGGAGGTAGCCAAAGGGTTGAAGGGGAAGAAATATCTGGTAGTGCTCGATGATATCTGGGAAACCCGGGTATGGGATGACATAAAAGGAGCCTTTCCAGATGAGAAAAGAGGTAGCAGAATATTGATCACAAGTCGTAACAAGGATGTTGCACGCTATTCAGGAACCACTTCTCCATACGATCTTCCGTTCCTGACCGAAGATCAAAGTTGGGAACTATTTTGTAAAAAGGTGTTTAGAGGTGAAGAGTGCCCCTCTGATTTAGAGCTTTTGGGTAGATCCATTGCGAAAAGTTGTGGGGGTTTACCACTTGCGATTGTGGTGTTAGGTGGGGTGTATGCGATGAAGGAGAAGTCAGAAAGAGAGTGGTCGAGAATGAAGAAAATGAGATGGCATCCTACTGAGGATAAGAGTGAGGTGATGGATATATTGAGGTTGAGTTACGACAACTTGCCTCTAAGACTAAAGccttgttttttatattttggaatgtATCCTGAAGATTATGAGATGAATGCAAGAGAAATGATCCGACTGTGGGTAGCAGAAGGGTTCGTGAAACCGCATGAAGACGCAGAGCCTGAAGTTGTAGCTGACTTTTACTTGGATGAACTTGTGGATCGAAGCTTAGTGCAAGTGACTCGTAGGAGGACTGATGGGGGTGTGAAGATATGTCAGCTTCATGATCTTCTCCGTGATCTCTGCATATCAGAGAGCGAATCCAGCAAGTTTCTACAGGTTTGGAAAACGTCCAATATTGACACATTGAGCGATACCAATCCTCGTAGGTTGTCCCTGCAGTGCCAACCGCAGTCTAATATCTCTGCTGTGTCATTTCAAAAATCAATGTCAAGCACTCGCTCTATGATCATTTTTACTGACCTAGGTAAGTCTGTGAATGATTTTGTGAAAAGGTTAATGTTAGCCCGAGTTATTGGTAGTTTTCATCCAGCATACTATGTTTCCTTTTCCCACCATTACAAGAGGATGATCCATATAAgatacttgaaaatatgtgtcatcaGTGTTCCTGCATGCATATGCAACCTTTCGAATTTAGAAACACTATTTGTAATCTATGCAAAGACAGTGTCCAGTGAAATTTGGAAGCTGAAACGACTGAGACATCTTCACTTAGAACGGGGAGATGTTTTACCTATGTTGCCTAACGGAACTATAATTGAGAATCTCCGAACCCTTCAGTTGTTCCATGGGGTTTCAGAAATTATTTCCTTGTTCAAGAGTGGCATATTTCCTAGGTTGGTAAAATTAGGTTTAAGACCTAGGGGGCCAGTATTTCATAGTTTTGGTGAGGTAATTTCACTTTCTAGTGTAGTCAACATAAGCCATTTTACTCTAAAAGCATTTAACGCAGGACGTCTTCCATCAGACACCAATGCTTTTCCATCAAAACTTACCAAGATAACCTTTGAATCGATAGAGGGGGATGCAAGCCCTTTGATGAAGACACTAAGTCAACTTCCCAACCTTCAAATTTTGAAACTGTTAGAACACTTTGGTGTACTGCTTAATATTGATGTTGGCAATGGAGAATTTCCTAAACTTCAAGTCTTTCATATGAGAGGATTGGATCAAATAAAGTCATGGAAATTAGAAGAAGGTGCAATGCCTTGTCTTCAACTTTTGCACATTAAAGATTGTCCTAATTTGTTTGAGCTTCCCCAACAACTTTGGTCGTTGAGGACCTTGCAACTTGTGCATATTGTGGCACCCTCCCAACAATTGGCTACCACCCTCCAAAATGTGAAGTTCAACAACAATTGTAAACTCATATTGGAACAAAATTGA